One stretch of Brevibacillus laterosporus DNA includes these proteins:
- a CDS encoding PrkA family serine protein kinase, which translates to MDILKRIAEHRAREEKLTWKGTFAEYLELVRKHPQIAQTAHSRVYNMIKSHGIEGNEDGSRSYKFFGREIYGLDRSVERLVEEYFHSAARRLDVRKRILLLMGPVSGGKSTIVTMLKRGLEEYSRTDEGAIYALDGCPMQEEPLHLIPNELRPEFEQEFGVKIEGELTPYNRMRLETEYGGRMEDFPVTRIFFSESKRVGIGTFSPSDPKSQDIADLTGTIDFSTITKYGSESDPRAYRFDGELNKANRGVMEFQEMLKCDEKFLWHLLSLTQEGNFKAGRFALISADELIIAHTNETEYKTFIGNKKNEALQSRMIVMPVPYNLRVAEEEKIYDKLIKQSDLGHVHIAPHALYTAAIFSILTRLKESKKQGADLLKKLRLYNGESVEGFKGSDIEELRNEHVDEGMSGIDPRYVINRISSALIRRDTESINALDILRALKEGLDQHASISKEQRERYLNFISIARKEYDEIAKKEVQKAFVYSYEESAKTMMDNYLDNVEAYCNSNRLRDPVTGEELEPDERLMRSIEEQIGISENAKRAFREEILIRISAYARKGKRFDYNTHDRLREAIEKKLFADLKDVVKITTSTKTPDEHQLKKVNEVTRRLVEEHGYTPISANELLRYVGSLLNR; encoded by the coding sequence ATGGATATTTTAAAAAGAATTGCAGAGCACCGGGCCCGTGAAGAAAAGTTAACGTGGAAAGGCACGTTTGCTGAATATCTTGAGCTTGTCCGCAAACATCCACAGATTGCACAGACAGCTCATTCACGTGTCTACAACATGATCAAAAGCCATGGAATCGAAGGGAATGAAGACGGCAGCAGAAGTTATAAATTTTTCGGACGCGAAATCTATGGTTTGGATCGTAGTGTTGAGCGACTGGTTGAGGAGTATTTCCATTCTGCGGCAAGAAGATTGGATGTAAGAAAAAGAATCCTGTTGCTAATGGGGCCGGTCAGTGGGGGAAAATCGACAATCGTAACGATGCTCAAGCGTGGTTTGGAGGAGTATTCCCGTACAGATGAAGGTGCAATTTATGCCTTAGATGGCTGCCCTATGCAAGAAGAACCCCTCCATTTGATTCCCAATGAACTACGTCCTGAATTTGAGCAAGAATTTGGTGTGAAGATTGAAGGAGAGCTTACTCCTTACAACAGGATGCGATTAGAAACAGAATATGGTGGTCGAATGGAAGATTTCCCTGTGACGCGAATCTTCTTTTCCGAGTCAAAACGAGTGGGGATTGGTACCTTTAGTCCATCTGATCCGAAATCGCAAGACATCGCTGATTTAACCGGGACTATAGATTTTTCCACGATCACGAAGTATGGTTCTGAGTCTGATCCTCGTGCCTATCGTTTTGATGGGGAACTAAACAAAGCGAATCGTGGTGTCATGGAATTCCAAGAGATGCTGAAATGCGATGAAAAATTCCTGTGGCACTTATTGTCATTGACTCAAGAAGGCAATTTTAAAGCGGGAAGATTCGCTTTAATTTCGGCTGATGAGCTTATAATTGCTCATACAAACGAAACGGAATACAAAACCTTTATCGGAAATAAAAAGAATGAAGCATTACAGTCTAGAATGATTGTCATGCCAGTTCCTTACAATCTGCGGGTAGCAGAAGAAGAAAAGATTTATGATAAATTAATTAAGCAATCTGATTTAGGCCATGTTCATATTGCTCCACATGCGCTATATACGGCGGCCATTTTTTCTATTTTAACCCGTTTAAAAGAGTCCAAGAAACAAGGCGCTGATCTATTAAAGAAATTACGTTTGTATAATGGTGAATCGGTTGAAGGCTTCAAAGGCTCTGACATCGAGGAATTACGTAATGAGCATGTGGATGAGGGAATGTCTGGAATTGATCCTCGTTATGTCATAAACCGGATTTCCAGTGCACTCATTCGTCGTGATACTGAGTCTATTAATGCCTTGGATATTTTGCGGGCATTAAAAGAAGGGCTCGATCAGCATGCTTCCATTAGCAAGGAACAGCGAGAGCGTTACTTAAATTTCATCTCTATCGCACGTAAAGAGTACGATGAGATTGCGAAAAAAGAAGTTCAGAAGGCTTTTGTGTACAGCTATGAGGAATCAGCTAAAACCATGATGGATAATTATCTGGATAATGTTGAGGCGTATTGCAACTCTAACCGCTTACGTGATCCAGTAACAGGTGAAGAATTGGAACCAGATGAACGTCTCATGCGGTCTATTGAAGAGCAGATTGGTATTTCTGAAAATGCCAAACGTGCATTCCGTGAAGAGATTCTTATTCGGATATCAGCTTATGCGCGTAAAGGTAAACGTTTTGACTACAACACGCATGATCGTCTGCGGGAAGCGATTGAGAAAAAATTATTTGCAGATTTAAAAGATGTGGTTAAAATAACAACCTCCACGAAAACACCAGATGAGCATCAATTGAAGAAAGTGAATGAAGTGACACGTCGTTTGGTTGAAGAACACGGATATACGCCAATTTCAGCAAATGAACTGCTGCGTTATGTGGGTAGTTTGCTGAATCGATAG
- the yhbH gene encoding sporulation protein YhbH yields MNDSSFIVSKEDWSLHRKGHQDQSRHQEKVKEAIKKNLSDLVSEENIIMSNGREIIKIPIRSLDEYRFRYNFNKGQHTGQGQGNSKIGDVVAKDGEPADATAGQGQGAGDQPGNDYYEAEITVEELQEMLFAELELPNLQTKDEQKITIEDIQFNDVRKKGLMGNIDKKRTLMSAIRRNALAGYDDLELGISMDDLRFKTWEEIVKPHSNAVILAMMDTSGSMGVFEKYVARSFFFWMLRFLRTKYEKVEIAFIAHHTEAKEVTEDAFFSKGESGGTICSSAYRKALEIIDARYPVSQYNIYPFHFSDGDNLTSDNERCVKLVKELMERSNMFGYGEVNQYNRHSTLMSAYRHIKDPKFMYSIIREKGEVYKALKQFFGKKEIDVK; encoded by the coding sequence ATGAACGACTCCTCGTTTATCGTCTCCAAAGAAGACTGGTCTCTGCATCGCAAAGGTCATCAGGACCAGAGCAGACATCAGGAAAAGGTAAAAGAGGCGATCAAGAAAAACCTGTCTGATTTAGTAAGCGAAGAAAACATCATTATGTCTAATGGGCGAGAAATTATTAAAATACCAATCAGATCGCTGGATGAGTATCGCTTCCGTTACAATTTTAATAAAGGCCAGCATACAGGCCAAGGTCAAGGGAATTCCAAGATAGGAGATGTGGTAGCTAAAGACGGTGAACCGGCTGATGCTACTGCGGGCCAAGGTCAAGGAGCTGGCGATCAACCTGGTAACGATTATTATGAAGCGGAGATTACAGTAGAAGAGTTGCAGGAAATGCTGTTTGCTGAGTTGGAGTTGCCTAATCTCCAAACGAAAGACGAACAGAAAATTACCATAGAAGATATTCAGTTTAATGATGTGCGGAAAAAAGGTTTAATGGGTAACATTGATAAAAAGCGTACCTTGATGTCTGCAATTCGCCGAAATGCACTAGCTGGGTATGACGATCTGGAGCTAGGTATCTCTATGGATGACTTGCGATTTAAAACATGGGAAGAGATTGTGAAGCCACATTCCAATGCCGTAATTTTGGCAATGATGGATACGAGTGGATCTATGGGAGTTTTTGAAAAATACGTAGCCCGCAGCTTTTTCTTTTGGATGCTTCGCTTTTTGCGTACCAAGTATGAAAAGGTGGAGATCGCCTTCATCGCGCATCATACGGAAGCGAAGGAAGTGACGGAGGATGCGTTCTTTTCTAAAGGAGAGAGCGGCGGAACCATCTGCTCATCTGCCTATCGAAAAGCTTTGGAAATTATCGACGCACGATATCCGGTAAGCCAATACAATATTTATCCGTTTCATTTTTCCGATGGGGATAACCTGACTTCGGATAATGAACGGTGCGTGAAATTGGTGAAAGAATTGATGGAAAGGTCTAATATGTTTGGGTATGGAGAAGTAAATCAGTATAATCGCCATAGCACACTGATGTCAGCCTATCGTCACATTAAAGACCCAAAATTCATGTACTCGATCATTCGAGAAAAAGGTGAGGTTTACAAAGCTTTAAAACAGTTTTTTGGCAAAAAAGAAATAGATGTTAAATAA
- a CDS encoding PAS domain S-box protein yields MSNREEDSIQRNEMNEQSNEEIIVVGIGASAGGLEALQEFFEHLPETSNMAFVIVQHLSPHYKSFMAELLEKHTTLTIKQVTEGMKIEPDSIYLNPPKKYIRLMNGQFSLTKYPEISGIHLPIDVFLVSLATEQKQRAIAIILSGTGIDGSNGIKAIHEYGGMVMAQNSDSAKFDGMPRSALSTGVVDFICAPYQLGEYLIHYVKRYIFGEVEEVKSVADDQVTKILTLLNQYSGVDFTGYKRDGVIRRIERRMKLNSKESLAEYIHYLEETQEEQEALQNDMLINVTHFFRDREAFNIVKAKVIPAIIENKQVNGEQHVRIWVAGCSTGEEAYSLAMLFDEYLCKKEITLDVRIFATDVDKEAVYYAAQGIYPATIEKDISKDLLDRYFEKQGDTYQIIKNIRRMIVFAAHNIIKDPPFVNMDFITCRNMMIYFQADVQRKVLSLFHFSLHPKGYLFLGPSESIGKLANLYIPLNRKWNIFTIRKSDQSMPNNSIRIDKESGRPIIQTQTVKTGEREMTVGISKADDIYATIIEEYLPACAIVDRNYDIVHTSGPVNKYLTLPRGKITLNIFKLVSSTLSVAIGTAMHKARKENKEITITNVKVKREDDGSELVTLTINTFAPHKYNGQYMMITFKDEVKPVINQEHTQQSFDIQSTTTQRIRELEQELQYAQECLQATIEELETSNEELQSTNEELIAANEELQSTNEELQSINEELITVNTEHQAKIQELLDLNNDMDNFLLSTKIGTIFLDKDMCVRRFTPAVTTIINLMDMDISRSISHITHQLKYNNLVEDAEYVLHNVTPLEKEIQNLNGQWYSMEILPYQTQDHFIKGVVITFVDITELKMANKELQKLSYAIHQIPNSIIITGLDGKIQYINPSFTEKTGYTGEEVIGQELNLIEDHEDYEENIQEEIIQTLAKGRNWYGELQSKRKNDEAFWERTAFLPIKNEEGETIHFLKIGEDITQQKKAEEMLRKSEMLSAVGQLAAGIAHEIRNPLTALKGFIQLMMADGQGNKKYFQIMMGEFDRIELIITELLLLSKPHVLSFQTEDLGIILNDVLMLIETHALMNQVDIIPVIPTPLPKIHCVENQLKQVLINVLKNAIESMPTGGKVDVHVRKKAGGKVAIEITDQGKGIPQDKLARVGEPFFTTKEKGTGLGLMVSYKIIENHNGEIQIESEQSKGTTVRIILPTVSI; encoded by the coding sequence ATGTCAAATCGAGAAGAAGATTCTATCCAAAGGAATGAGATGAACGAGCAAAGTAATGAGGAAATAATTGTAGTAGGGATAGGTGCATCTGCTGGAGGATTAGAAGCGTTACAGGAATTTTTTGAGCATTTACCAGAGACGTCAAACATGGCGTTTGTTATTGTTCAACATCTATCACCACATTATAAAAGTTTTATGGCTGAACTGTTGGAAAAGCATACAACACTTACGATTAAGCAAGTGACTGAGGGAATGAAAATTGAACCTGACTCTATTTATTTGAATCCGCCTAAGAAGTATATTCGGCTCATGAATGGTCAATTTTCTTTAACGAAATATCCTGAAATATCAGGTATTCATTTACCTATAGATGTATTCTTGGTATCCTTGGCTACTGAGCAAAAACAGCGTGCTATCGCTATTATTCTCTCAGGAACAGGAATAGATGGCTCAAATGGAATAAAGGCCATCCACGAATATGGGGGGATGGTTATGGCACAAAATAGTGATTCAGCCAAGTTTGATGGTATGCCAAGAAGTGCACTATCTACAGGAGTAGTTGATTTTATTTGCGCTCCGTATCAGTTAGGAGAGTATTTAATACACTATGTAAAACGCTATATATTCGGTGAAGTGGAAGAGGTAAAAAGCGTTGCAGACGATCAGGTAACAAAAATACTTACTCTACTTAATCAGTATAGTGGGGTAGATTTTACTGGATATAAACGCGATGGTGTCATCCGACGAATTGAACGACGTATGAAGCTGAATAGCAAGGAATCCTTAGCGGAGTACATTCACTATTTAGAGGAAACACAAGAGGAACAAGAAGCTTTACAGAATGATATGCTTATTAATGTTACCCATTTTTTCCGAGATCGAGAAGCATTTAACATCGTGAAAGCTAAAGTAATACCAGCTATCATTGAAAATAAGCAAGTAAATGGCGAACAACATGTACGTATTTGGGTAGCGGGTTGTTCTACAGGGGAAGAAGCCTATTCCCTAGCTATGCTGTTTGACGAATATTTATGTAAAAAGGAAATTACGCTTGATGTACGAATTTTTGCTACCGATGTAGATAAAGAAGCCGTGTACTATGCTGCTCAAGGCATTTACCCAGCAACAATCGAGAAGGACATTTCCAAGGATTTGTTAGATAGGTATTTTGAGAAACAGGGTGATACATATCAGATCATTAAAAATATACGAAGAATGATCGTTTTTGCCGCACATAATATTATTAAAGACCCACCTTTTGTCAACATGGATTTTATCACGTGTCGTAACATGATGATTTATTTTCAAGCAGATGTGCAGAGAAAGGTACTGAGCTTATTCCATTTTTCTTTACATCCCAAGGGATATTTATTCTTAGGGCCAAGTGAAAGTATAGGTAAACTAGCGAATCTGTATATTCCGCTCAATCGTAAATGGAATATTTTCACCATTAGGAAATCTGATCAAAGCATGCCGAATAATTCCATACGTATTGATAAAGAAAGTGGCCGCCCTATCATACAGACTCAAACGGTGAAAACAGGGGAAAGAGAAATGACTGTTGGAATTAGTAAGGCGGATGACATATATGCTACGATCATAGAGGAGTATTTGCCGGCTTGTGCAATTGTAGACCGTAACTATGACATCGTTCATACTTCAGGTCCCGTTAATAAGTATTTAACCTTACCACGTGGCAAAATTACACTCAATATTTTTAAGCTAGTTTCATCAACTTTATCTGTAGCAATTGGCACAGCTATGCATAAAGCCAGAAAAGAAAATAAAGAGATTACCATTACAAATGTAAAAGTAAAAAGGGAAGATGATGGTTCAGAGCTGGTAACATTAACTATTAATACTTTTGCTCCACATAAGTATAACGGGCAATATATGATGATTACATTTAAGGATGAAGTGAAACCTGTCATAAATCAGGAGCATACTCAACAGAGTTTTGATATTCAAAGCACGACAACACAACGAATCCGTGAGTTGGAGCAAGAATTACAATATGCCCAGGAATGTCTACAGGCAACCATAGAAGAACTAGAAACCTCGAATGAAGAGCTACAGTCTACGAATGAAGAGTTAATTGCTGCGAATGAGGAACTGCAATCTACAAACGAAGAATTACAATCCATTAATGAAGAACTAATTACGGTCAATACGGAACATCAAGCAAAAATACAAGAACTACTTGATTTAAATAATGACATGGATAATTTCCTGTTAAGTACGAAAATTGGTACTATATTTTTGGACAAGGATATGTGTGTTCGCCGATTTACACCAGCAGTGACCACCATTATTAATCTAATGGATATGGATATTAGCCGTTCGATTAGTCATATTACTCATCAATTAAAATATAACAATCTGGTAGAAGATGCTGAATATGTCTTACATAACGTAACGCCGTTGGAAAAAGAAATTCAAAATCTGAACGGCCAATGGTATAGCATGGAGATTTTGCCTTACCAGACACAGGATCATTTTATTAAAGGTGTTGTCATTACGTTTGTGGATATTACGGAACTGAAAATGGCAAACAAAGAGCTACAGAAGCTTTCCTATGCTATTCATCAAATACCTAATAGTATTATCATTACTGGTCTTGATGGTAAAATTCAGTATATAAACCCTTCTTTTACAGAAAAGACGGGCTACACAGGAGAAGAAGTGATTGGTCAAGAGCTTAATCTCATTGAAGATCACGAGGATTATGAGGAGAACATACAGGAAGAAATTATCCAGACATTAGCCAAGGGTAGGAACTGGTATGGTGAGTTACAAAGCAAACGGAAAAATGATGAGGCATTCTGGGAAAGAACAGCATTTTTACCAATTAAAAATGAAGAGGGCGAAACCATTCATTTCCTTAAAATTGGTGAAGATATTACCCAACAGAAGAAGGCAGAAGAGATGCTGCGTAAATCGGAAATGTTATCTGCTGTTGGTCAGTTAGCAGCTGGTATCGCTCATGAGATACGTAATCCATTGACAGCGTTAAAGGGATTTATACAGTTAATGATGGCAGATGGACAGGGGAATAAGAAGTATTTCCAAATTATGATGGGCGAGTTTGATCGCATCGAATTAATAATTACGGAATTGCTCTTGTTATCTAAGCCCCATGTTCTTAGCTTCCAAACAGAGGATCTAGGAATTATTCTAAACGATGTATTAATGTTAATCGAAACACATGCTTTGATGAATCAAGTGGATATTATCCCAGTAATTCCAACTCCTTTACCGAAGATACATTGTGTGGAAAATCAACTTAAACAAGTGCTGATTAATGTGTTGAAAAATGCCATTGAATCCATGCCAACAGGTGGCAAGGTCGATGTGCATGTCCGTAAAAAAGCGGGAGGAAAAGTTGCGATTGAGATTACAGATCAAGGAAAGGGAATTCCTCAGGATAAACTAGCAAGGGTTGGCGAGCCTTTCTTTACAACCAAAGAAAAAGGAACCGGACTGGGCTTAATGGTTAGCTACAAAATTATTGAAAACCATAATGGTGAAATACAGATTGAAAGTGAGCAAAGTAAGGGAACGACTGTACGGATTATCTTGCCAACCGTTTCAATCTAA
- a CDS encoding bifunctional diguanylate cyclase/phosphodiesterase, with amino-acid sequence MKITTEGEVAMNDVSVMMNSLILSFLVGMATTLLIGWAIGLLRRGKQGKLDIEKRTIWKKANRDQMFWETNSDACLLLNTNGEILEVNPALRNLIDFEDSAENGHSIATIMDYIGQEEVLAIRKHLHRMFQGETLNANVTLVIKSNRSLHVNVTFLPLTRGKKVLGGILMIRDYTDQKNMEEQLYHQAYYDALTDLPNRRLLEFRFQEALQTMKNSEQMEKLAVMFLDIDSLQGINHSLGHQFGDLALITIANRLKACVRDCDTVARLDGDEFILLLPSIMQDELLLISDKIIQAIEQPCLIKGHEVHVTASIGVASYPDDGQNVQALIKQADTAMFHAKSRNGSHYKLFSPIMNDVDFERSHVESELQRALKNKELRLYYQPKVSLETQRIVAMEALIRWDHPIKGLIVPDEFVPLAEQTGLIVPIGEWVLRTACKQAVEWQQQGYPPIRISINLANRQVWKHNFIEMIAAILKETGLKAEYLELELTENMLLNNNRGYQLVHQIKELGVQVSIDQFGSDFHSLRQLIGLPVDRINIDRPFIYELPYETKNQAVVLSVIALAHQLDWTVLAKGVETQEELNYLSKHHCDEYQGYLFQEPVSSEKVKALLRQNLVLLNRMNERSPLIFKKAEKG; translated from the coding sequence ATGAAGATTACGACAGAGGGAGAAGTTGCAATGAATGACGTTTCAGTAATGATGAATTCGCTCATCCTCTCTTTTCTTGTCGGGATGGCGACAACTCTACTCATTGGGTGGGCCATCGGACTGTTACGCAGAGGTAAACAGGGGAAATTAGACATCGAGAAAAGAACCATTTGGAAAAAAGCGAATCGTGACCAAATGTTTTGGGAAACAAATAGTGATGCTTGCTTACTTCTTAACACCAACGGAGAGATTTTGGAAGTAAACCCTGCCTTGAGAAATCTGATAGATTTTGAAGATTCTGCGGAAAATGGACATTCGATCGCAACAATTATGGATTATATAGGACAAGAAGAAGTACTAGCTATTCGAAAGCATTTACATCGAATGTTCCAAGGCGAAACACTGAATGCTAATGTTACTTTAGTTATAAAAAGTAACCGCTCCTTACATGTAAATGTAACATTCCTGCCTTTGACCAGAGGAAAAAAGGTCTTAGGAGGTATTCTGATGATACGTGATTACACTGATCAAAAGAATATGGAGGAACAGCTTTACCATCAGGCATATTACGATGCTTTAACAGACCTGCCTAATCGTCGTTTGCTAGAATTTAGATTTCAAGAAGCATTACAAACGATGAAGAATTCAGAGCAGATGGAAAAACTGGCTGTTATGTTTTTAGATATAGATAGTCTTCAAGGAATCAATCATTCTCTAGGTCATCAATTTGGTGATTTGGCACTTATTACAATCGCTAATCGTTTAAAAGCGTGTGTACGTGATTGTGATACAGTAGCAAGGTTGGATGGAGATGAATTTATTTTATTATTACCGAGCATTATGCAAGATGAACTTCTACTTATCTCAGATAAAATTATTCAAGCCATTGAACAGCCTTGTTTAATTAAAGGTCATGAAGTACATGTAACAGCGAGTATTGGAGTTGCTTCTTACCCAGATGACGGCCAAAATGTACAAGCTCTTATTAAACAGGCTGATACAGCAATGTTCCACGCAAAAAGCCGAAATGGTAGCCATTATAAACTTTTTTCTCCAATAATGAATGATGTAGATTTTGAACGGTCACATGTGGAAAGTGAGTTACAGCGAGCATTGAAAAATAAAGAGCTACGGTTATATTATCAACCAAAAGTTTCATTAGAGACACAGCGCATTGTAGCTATGGAAGCCTTGATACGCTGGGATCATCCCATTAAAGGTTTAATTGTACCAGATGAATTCGTCCCGCTAGCAGAGCAGACAGGACTTATTGTTCCGATCGGTGAATGGGTATTACGTACTGCTTGCAAACAGGCAGTAGAATGGCAACAACAGGGCTATCCTCCAATACGAATTTCTATTAATCTTGCCAATCGTCAAGTCTGGAAACATAACTTTATCGAAATGATAGCCGCAATCTTAAAAGAGACGGGACTAAAGGCAGAATATCTGGAGCTCGAGCTTACAGAGAATATGCTATTAAATAACAATCGGGGATATCAGCTCGTTCATCAGATAAAAGAGCTAGGGGTACAAGTAAGCATTGACCAATTTGGCAGTGATTTTCACTCTTTACGCCAATTGATTGGATTGCCAGTTGATCGGATTAACATTGATCGCCCGTTTATCTATGAATTACCATATGAGACTAAAAATCAGGCAGTTGTTTTGTCTGTGATTGCGTTAGCTCATCAGCTAGATTGGACTGTACTGGCAAAAGGGGTAGAAACCCAGGAAGAACTAAATTATTTAAGCAAACACCATTGTGATGAATATCAGGGCTACTTGTTTCAAGAGCCGGTTTCTTCTGAAAAAGTAAAAGCGTTACTACGTCAAAACCTTGTGCTACTTAATAGAATGAATGAAAGATCCCCCTTGATTTTCAAAAAAGCTGAAAAGGGGTAA
- a CDS encoding bifunctional metallophosphatase/5'-nucleotidase, producing MKKGITGYSLLTGLLASSLFATSAFAAPLQPVTHANWMKEQNIISDLSLERNITVAEVAATMAKVKGVSLGAAQGKAHWATPALQWLEKQGALTAAEVKTPAANVSSDKAIAIAKKLGYDLKADKKATLTRGDFLQALGNAITTHVTIAHTNDVHGHIDENESGEEFGYAKMATLIKEWRQENQNFLLLDAGDTFQGTVFVNQFKGESILPILNYLNYNTMAAGNHEFDFGYEQLLKLRDQLKYPVINANVYKEDGTNLLVPVYKTEINGKKFAFLGFVAEDTPILTHPDNVKGLTFKAPVEVAKKLVPELKKEVDHVVIVSHIGVDVDREIAKAVDGIDLIVGGHSHTPLKQPEKVNDTYIVQDWEYGKSLGRADLFYYKNKLVGFSGGLVEYDKNIKADPEVEKLVKEVVNKVDSAMKEVIAKAEVPLDGDRELVRKKETNVGNLIADVMLEKTKSIKGHEADIAITNGGGIRTQLPAGDISKKDLYTLLPFPNTLVVIEATGEEIVEAMEVGVSEVEKGAGRFPHISGMSFSYNPTKPAGERLVEVKVADKPIDLKKTYRIATNDFIATGGDGYSTLKKPALDTGFTLYSIMEDAFKERKVIAPKVEGRIVEVK from the coding sequence ATGAAAAAGGGTATTACTGGATATTCCCTCTTAACAGGTTTACTAGCTTCTTCCTTATTCGCTACAAGCGCATTTGCAGCACCTCTTCAACCGGTTACACACGCGAACTGGATGAAGGAACAGAACATTATCTCTGATTTGTCTTTGGAAAGAAATATAACAGTAGCAGAAGTAGCAGCAACGATGGCAAAGGTGAAAGGTGTTAGCCTAGGTGCAGCGCAAGGAAAGGCACATTGGGCAACTCCTGCCTTGCAATGGTTGGAAAAACAAGGCGCACTAACAGCAGCAGAAGTAAAAACGCCAGCAGCGAACGTTTCTTCTGACAAAGCGATTGCAATCGCGAAAAAGCTAGGGTATGACCTGAAAGCTGACAAAAAGGCTACGCTAACTCGTGGTGATTTCTTGCAAGCACTAGGTAATGCCATCACGACTCATGTAACGATTGCACATACGAATGACGTGCATGGTCACATCGACGAGAACGAGAGTGGCGAAGAGTTCGGTTATGCAAAAATGGCTACCCTAATCAAAGAATGGCGTCAAGAAAACCAAAACTTCTTGTTGCTAGATGCTGGAGATACCTTCCAAGGAACGGTATTTGTTAACCAATTTAAAGGTGAGTCTATTCTTCCGATCCTTAACTACTTAAATTACAATACGATGGCAGCTGGTAACCATGAATTTGACTTCGGTTATGAGCAACTGTTGAAATTGCGTGATCAATTAAAATATCCAGTCATCAATGCGAATGTATACAAAGAGGATGGTACTAATCTTTTGGTTCCGGTATACAAAACAGAAATTAATGGCAAAAAGTTTGCTTTTCTCGGTTTTGTAGCTGAAGATACGCCAATTTTGACGCATCCTGATAATGTAAAAGGTCTGACTTTCAAAGCGCCAGTAGAAGTTGCCAAAAAATTGGTACCTGAGTTGAAGAAGGAAGTAGATCATGTTGTAATCGTTTCCCACATTGGTGTCGATGTTGACCGTGAAATAGCAAAAGCGGTTGATGGTATTGATCTCATCGTAGGTGGTCATTCTCATACACCATTAAAACAACCAGAAAAAGTAAATGATACGTACATCGTTCAAGACTGGGAATATGGTAAATCACTAGGTCGTGCTGATCTGTTCTACTACAAAAACAAACTAGTTGGCTTCAGCGGGGGTTTGGTTGAATATGATAAAAATATAAAAGCAGACCCAGAAGTAGAAAAACTGGTTAAAGAAGTAGTAAATAAAGTAGACAGCGCTATGAAGGAAGTTATTGCAAAAGCAGAAGTACCACTTGATGGTGACCGTGAATTGGTTCGTAAAAAAGAAACGAATGTTGGTAATTTAATTGCGGATGTTATGCTTGAAAAGACGAAATCCATCAAAGGACACGAAGCAGATATTGCCATTACAAACGGCGGTGGAATTCGTACGCAATTGCCAGCAGGAGATATCTCTAAGAAAGACTTGTACACGTTGCTACCATTCCCGAACACGCTCGTAGTCATCGAAGCGACTGGGGAAGAGATTGTTGAGGCAATGGAAGTAGGTGTAAGTGAAGTAGAGAAAGGTGCAGGTCGTTTCCCTCACATCAGTGGAATGTCCTTCTCTTACAATCCGACAAAACCTGCAGGTGAGCGCCTTGTTGAAGTTAAGGTAGCGGATAAACCAATTGATTTAAAGAAAACATATCGCATTGCGACAAACGACTTCATTGCAACTGGTGGCGACGGATACTCGACGCTGAAAAAACCAGCGCTTGATACAGGCTTTACCCTTTACAGCATCATGGAAGACGCATTTAAAGAGCGCAAAGTAATCGCACCTAAAGTAGAAGGTCGTATCGTAGAAGTAAAATAA